The nucleotide window CCGGTCCCATTCGCGTTTGATGGTACTCGGAGCCCGACCAAGTTCCCTGGCAATAGCACGAAGACGGAAACCTTGCTTGTGCAGCCCCTGGATTTCGCCATGCTCGGTTTGACTAAGATGTTTGTTCTTACGCTCCACTGTGCTAGAATCGGTGAGAGCCATCGGTAATACCTTCTCGATCATTGGTTGTGGTGACTTTCATGATACACGGTCTTTAAAAGATTTTATCAAACAAAAAACACGAGCCTCAGCCCGTGTTGCTTATAATAATTCATCGTCGTTCAAATCTCGACGATGAATTTCGCTCTTTAAATGCATGATAAAATCTTTGTCTAAATTTAGCTTTTTTGCCTTCTTGTAAGCTTCAATTAGTAATGCATCAGATAAGGTTTTTAAGGTACTCATATTCACCTACTCACAATTGACTAGATTCCCCTCATGCATGCTTCTTAGCGAGCCAGATCAAGAATTCCTTTTCTTTATCTGTTAAATCACGACTAAGATTCTTTTCGAATTCACGCTTTAAATTAACGTATTCAATTTTTTCGGATCCATTATTAAAAGCCATCTAACACCGCCTTACAGACTGGCCTTATAATTAGTTTAAATACCCTAATTTTCAAATAATAAAACACGGGTTATATTCCGTGTTAAAAGAAAGCCATATTCATGCCACTAAGCTTTTTTAAGTAAGAGCGAATTTTTAATTACGTTCCAAGACGTAAGATAACCACCTGAAGAATGTGCGTTCTCATTAATTATAGACGAACATTCGTTTTGTGCAAGGAGGGTTTAATTATGGTATTTAACACTTTATCCCAAAAAAGGTGACCAATTAAACGTATTTTAAACTAAAAACGGGTTTCGTTGATTGCCGAAACCCGCATCACATAAGCATTTATCATGGTCGGGATGACAGGAGTTGAACCTGCGACCCCAAGCACCCCATGCTTGTGCTCTACCAAGCTGAGCTACATCCCGCCGTCTGCTCCATTGCTTATTATAGTATGGATGATAGGATGGGGCAAGTATTTTTTGATCCCGGCATACAAATACTAATAATTCACGACTTCGATGGCGTTATCCGGGCATTTGGACGCCAATGCTTGTGCGAATCGAGCGTTTTATGGCGTCATCGGAGCGTTTGGAAGCCATAAATGAACCGATTGACGCCCGGCAATGGCATCCCCCGAGCCCTTGGACGCCAAAGATCGGCCGATTCACAGCTCCAATGGCGTCATCAGCAACCTCTCCCCAACCTTATTCGATCGCATGCCAATGTGCATGGATGAATGCGTCTCGACCGGATGCAGCGCGATCTTCTTTATACGCTTCCGGTTGTTTTTTGTAAAATTGCTGATGGTTTTCTTCGGCTTCATAAAAAGTTGTTGCCGGTAAAATTTCTGTAACGATCGGTGCCCCGTTAAATTTCCCGCTCTTTTCAATGGCTTCTTTTGACGTTTGCGCTTGATCAAGTTGATTTTTATGATGATAAAAAATTGCGGTTCTATATTGCGGCCCGCGATCATGGAATTGACCGCCGTCATCGGTTGGGTCAATTTGTGCCCAGTAAAGATCCAACAATTGCTGATAAGAGAAACGTTTTGGGTCATATGTGATTTGAACGGCTTCAAAATGGCCGGTATGTCCATTTTTGACACTTTCATAGGACGGGTGATCGACGTGACCGCCCGTATACCCGGAACGGACATTTATGATCCCCGACATTTCCTCAAAAGGTCGCACCATGCACCAAAAACATCCTCCTGCAAAAGTGGCCTTTTCGTATTTCATGGAGTGCACCTCCTCCTATATGTGTCTTTAGTCTAGAAAAAATCATAACATAAGGCTTAAATGAAATCATCATACAACAATTCGTATCTTCCGTGTTAAAATAAGAAGGTACATATTGCTTCATCGATAAAACAGACCGTTTCCACTCTGGAAAGGATGTACGAGATGAAAATGAATCGCAGACTTGAACGGAAACCTTTAAAACGTTATCAAGCCGCGAAGATTATTGGCGTATTCCTCGTTGCCTATGCCGCGGCTATGTTTTATGGCATGTTCAAGCCGCTGCCGCCGAATATCTCTTATGAGGGACGATGGCATGAAGGCACCGCAGCGGAAATTTTGTTTGATATCACACACGAAGAGGATGGGGACATACAAGAGGATCACGAGATCTTTGCACATATTGAACAGATGATTTCGGAAGCGGATGATTTCATCGTCGTTGATATGTTTTTATTTAATGACGAATACGATCCCGATATGTCATTTCCGGATCTTGCTTCTTCGTTTAGTGACCAATTAATTGAAAAAAAGAAAGCGAATCCCGACCTCTCCATCGTCGTAACGACGGATCGCATTAACAGTTTCTATGGCTCACGCACGCCGGATCATATTCAACGTTTGGAAGAAGCGGGCATTCAGGTAATTTGGACGGATGTGGTTCCATTGCGGGATTCCAACGTCATTTATTCCGGCTTGTGGCGCACGGCCTTTCAATGGTTTGGCACCCCAAAGGGTGGGTGGTTGCCAAGTCCATTTGATGCTGAAGCTGAACCTGTCACTGCACGTTCTTATTTGGATGTCTTAAATTTTAAAGCGAACCATCGCAAAGTTGTTATTAATGAAAGGGAAGCGCTCGTTACGTCAGCCAATCCCCATGATGCCAGCGCTCACCACTCTAATGCAGCCATATCGGTAAGAGGGGAGATCGTGAACGATTTTATTGAAAGTGAACGGGCAGTCGCTGAAATGTCAGGAGCGGATGCTACGGCTTTTGAAGCTATGCAGTATAATGGGGAGCAGGATGATTCTACAGACGGCTTAGATACAAAATTAATTACTGAGGGCGCAGTGAAAGAGGAGCTCTTGATGTCGATTGATCGTGCGGGAAACGGAGATGATATTTGGATTGGGATGTTTTATATTTCGGAACGTGATGTCATTCAAGCGCTAAAAGATGCAGCGGATCGCGGGGCAAATATCCGGCTGATTCTTGACGCCAATGATGAATCTTTTGGTCATGAGAGAATAGGTGTCCCTAACCGACCGGTTGCGATTGAACTGCAGGAGTACTCCGAGCGAATAGACGTACGTTGGTACAATACGAGTGGGGAGCAATACCATACGAAAATGTTCTATATGACGGACGGGGATACGTCGGTGGTCAATGGCGGATCAACGAATTACACGCGTAGAAACCTTGATGACCTCAACCTTGAAACGAATGTTATGCTCAAAGCTCCCGTTGATCACGTACTCATGCAGGAAGTCGAAGCTTATTTTCATATGTTGTGGACCAATGATGGAGGCCATTATACCGATGATTTCAATGAGCACGGGGAAGTAGCGATATGGAAGCATTGGTTGTACCGTTTGCAAGAATCGAGCGGACTTTCATCTTTTTAGAAAAAAGAGAGGAGATTAGATCATGCACAAGACGATAGAACGATGGCGGCACGGATTGCAAAATGACCGGCAATTAAGTGCCGAGCTGGAAAGGATGATTCAAAGTGAAGACGAAGGGTCCTTGGAAGATTGTTTTTATCGCACCCTCACTTTCGGAACAGGAGGGATGCGCGGAGAGCTTGGCCCGGGGCCGAACCGGATGAATCGTTATACGGTGCGTAAAGCTGCTTTAGGCTTGGCGCGTTATCTTCACGCAACCGAAGGAACAGCCAGTGTGGTCATTGCGTTTGATTCCCGTACAAATTCAGATCTATTTGCGAAGGAGGCTGCCCGTACCCTCGCAAAAGAAGGAATTAATGTCGACCTCTTTTCTTCGTTAAGGCCGACCCCTATGTTATCGTTTGCCGTACGCGAGCGCGAGGCATCGGCTGGCATCATGATCACAGCGAGCCATAATCCGGCCGAATACAATGGCTTAAAAGTGTATGGCAGTGACGGGGCACAATTGACACCGGAACCTGCCGAAAAGCTCATTGCGTATGTGGAGGCTATAGAGGATGAGCTGTCGATTCCAATTGCAGATGAAAAAGAGATGGAAGAAGGCGGCCTTATCCACACGTTGGCTCCGGAAATGGACCATCAATACATTCGGGCACTTGGTTCTGTTCTCCGGCAGCCAGAGATGGGAAAAAAAAATGGAGCAGCCATCCAAGTCGTATTCAGCCCGCTCCATGGAACGGCGTTGGAACCGTTAAAGCACGCATTTGAAACAAATGGATATACCGATGTACATATTGTGCCTGAGCAAGCAAAACCGGACCCTGGTTTTTCTACGGTGACAAAGCCGAATCCTGAGGAGGGAGAAGCGTTTGCATTAGCAAAGGAACTGGGGAGAAAACAGCATGCGGATTTGTTGATTGCGACTGACCCTGACGCAGATCGCCTGGGCGTGGCCGTTCCCGATAAGCAAGAAGATGGAGGATATCGTCTGCTTACGGGGAATGAGACCGGCTTTCTGCTCCTCGATTATCTGTTGGCACAAGATAGAGAAGGTTTGCCTATCAACGGAAAGGTGCTGAAGACGATCGTCACCTCTGAAAGTGGCCGGGCACTCGCCGATCATTACGGTGTAACATGTGAAGATACATTGACCGGCTTTAAATTTATCGCAGAGAAAATGAAGCGTTTTGAAGATGGCGCGGAGGACGGAACATTCCTATTTGGATATGAAGAATCGTATGGATACTTGCTCGCCCCGTTTGTGCGTGACAAAGATGCCATACAGACGGCGTTGGTAATAACTGAGATGGCCTTATCGGAAAAGCAAAAGGGAAACACGCTTACGGAAAAATTAGCAAGTCTTTACGAAAGTTTCGGTTATTACCGGGAGGGAATTGAATCAATAACGTTGAAAGGGAAAAAGGGAGAGGAACAAATCGAAGCGTTGCTTGCATCTTTTCGCACGCAACCGCCCGTATCTTTTGGGGAAGGGCAAATCGTTTCCGTCATCGAAGATTATGAACGAGGCGAGGCGGTCACTGTGAATAACGGGAGGCAAACTCCAATTCATTTACCTGCTTCGAATGTGCTTAAGTACAAATGTGAAGATGAATCGTGGGTATGCGTAAGGCCTTCGGGAACGGAACCGAAAATGAAATGTTATTTCGGAGTGAAAGAACCGAATCCCTCTGCGGCTCATCAAGCACTTGCGGAACTTCGAGAAGCCGTCATGGCCGACATTAATCTGCGATTATCCAACTTTAATTGAAAGAAAGCGCCAGGTGATGGAAATGGAATGGGTGCATGATTACTTAAGATTAATGGGAATGTCCGAGAAACAAGCATCTACGCCTTATTTAAAGCATTTATTAAACGCACATCGACATGTCTTTCCTTTTGAAAACATTGGCAAACTTGTTTTTCATGATCAGGCATGTGTAACAGAAGATATTGAACGTTTTCTGTGGCGTCATCGGTGTTTTCATACGGGGGGGACGTGCATTACCCTCAATCTGCAATTCTCGAAACTATTGGAAGCCTTAGGTTTTCAGGTGTTTTTCCTTAAGCCGGGCGGAGATCACATGGCTCTGCTGGTTTTGGCACCTGAAACCGGAGAACCCCTCTATGTAGACGTCGGAACGCCTGTTCCGCTTTTAACTCCATTGCCGTTAAATAAGCATAAACAGACACATGTCCCCCTCTTTGCAGGAGAAAAAGTAATTTTGATGGCTGGAGATAAAGAAGGGGAGTACACATATATCCGTACGATTGCAGACCGAATCGTGGATCGAAAATGGGCCTTTTCCATTGATCGCTGTTACCAACTTCCTGATTTTCAAGACACGATCCGCAAGTCTTATCAACCTGATGCCCAATATATGCAACAACTGCGTTGTGAAAAATGGTGCGCACGGAAAAGGCGTATGTTGTCATTAAAAAATAAAGAATTGACGATCCGCACGCATAACGGAGGAAAAATAAAAAGAAGGATGAAATCGCGAAAGGATTTGTCGGAAGTTCTCGCAGATACATTCTCCCTTCCTAAACTTCCGGCAGACAAGGCGATGGACAAGCTGGAAGAAAGCGGTCATTTGCTTTGGGATCAGGAACGCCATATTTCTTCTTTTTAACGGCGAATGGAAAACTGCCGGTCGTGTTGAACGTCAGCCCCGTCCTCAACTTCAACGCGTTCCACACGTGAAAATGCATTCCCCTTTTTGACCATCTGGATAAATTGTTCAACTTCGGTTTTTTCGCCTTCTGCTGCGATTTCTACTGCACCATCTTTACGGTTTCTCACCCAGCCGTAAAGGTGGTTTTTTTCTGCTGCTTCTTGCACAAAGTTACGGAAACCGACGCCTTGAACAACGCCATAAGCAATTGCGTGAATGCTTGTCATCATTTGATTCCTCCTATGGTTAACTAACTCTCGACTCTCTTCTGCAATACCTCCCATGGATGCTCATCAAACATGTGATGCATTCCCGAGCCTCTACGCACATATAAATGAAGATAGAAACAGGAGGGGGATGGAAATGCCTGCAGGTGAGTTGCGTCAATTGGAAGATAAAATTGAAGCTATTACAGAAATCGCCAAAGGGTTTGGCTTGGATTATTTTCCGATGCGTTATGAGGTTTGTCCGGCGGATATCATTTATACATTCGGAGCGTATGGAATGCCGACGCGTTTTTCCCATTGGAGCTTTGGGAAACAATTTCATAAGATGAAGGTGCAGTATGATCTGGGGCTGAGTAAAATTTATGAACTTGTCATTAACTCTAATCCTTGTTACGCATTTTTATTAAATAATAACAGCTTAATCCAGAATCAATTAATTGTTGCCCATGTTTTGGCACACAGTGATTTTTTTAAAAACAATTACCGTTTTCGAATGACAAGGCAAGACATGGTGGAAAGTATGGGTGCTACAGCTGAACGAATTGCAGCCTACGAACATGAACACGGAAAACAGGAAGTCGAAACGTTTTTGGATGCGGTGCTTGCGATTCAAGAGCATGTCGATCCGGGTATGACTATTCGCAGACGTGAAGGGGAGCACGAAGAAAAGGTGCGCAATTCAGCCTCGACGCAGTACGCGGATTTATGGGAACAGGATCGGCCGGCGAATCCGCAAGAGAAGAAGAAAAAACAGAAGTTTCCGCTAGAGCCCGAGAAGGATGTCATGTGGTTCATTGAAGAGAACAGCTTGGAATTGGAAGAGTGGCAGCGGGACATCATGACGATGATGCGTGAAGAAATGCTCTATTTTTGGCCACAAATGGAAACGAAAATCATGAACGAAGGTTGGGCATCGTATTGGCATGCACGTATTATGCGAGAGATGGATTTAACTTCAGCCGAAGCGATTGAATTTTCTCAATTGAATGCGAATGTTATTATGCCTTCGAAAACATCCATTAACCCTTATTACTTGGGGTTGAAAATATTTGAGGATATTGAAGAACGCTACGACAACCCGAATGAGGAGATGAAGGAAAGAGGGGTTGTTCCCGGCAGAGGGAGGGATAAGATCTTTGAGGTAAGAGAATTGGAGACGGACCAGTCATTTATTCGCAATTATTTAACGCAAGATTTCGTCGAACGGGAAGATTTGTACGTATTTGCGAGGAAGGGAAGCAATTATGAAGTTGTAGATAAAGATTGGACGAACATTCGTGATGAATTGGTGGCATCACGGGTGAATGGCGGTTTTCCTCATATCACAGTAACCAACGGGGACTATTTGAAAGCCGGCGAACTACTTTTGACCCATAATTATGAAGGAACGGAACTGGACGTTACCTATTTGGAGAAAACGCTTCCTTATCTTTACCAACTATGGGGGCGCCCCGTGCATTTGGAAACCGTCATTCAAGCCAAGCCGACCGTTTTCACATTTGACGGCCGACGCGTGCAGCGAAAAACGACTTAAAAATATAGGTTGGCATGCAGCGTACCGAGTGGAGGTGAGAAGTAGGTCGTTTCCCCCGCTTCTCGGCTCTTTTTTTATATCGACAAAAAAAGACGACCTGATAAGGTCGCTTAAAGGTCAACATACACGCATCAAGAAGGGTACTAAAAAATTAGCAGGGGCATTGCATGATGTAAAGAACGACTATGCCCTGTCTACGGATAATATAGCATAAACCGTATTATAGTACCATTTCGAATCTCAGAGGAATGGAGGGCTTTATGACCCGTATCCGGTATTTTTATGCCGGATATCATGATGAATATTCATCTAGTTATATTGCGTGATCACTCGATGATAAACGGTGAACCGTTTCATCGACCATCAGCTGTGGTTTGAATTGATGAACGTTTGCCACATATTTCGTCGGAGTAACGGTAAGGCTTTTGTTGTATTTCTCGACGGCATAGTTATAGGACTGGCTGGCAGTTTCCAACAATGTTAGCGTCGTATTTAAGTCTTCGCTGATCTCCACAAGTTCGGGATCATTGAGATCCTCATCATCATCCATTTGTTCAAATAAAAACGTAACCCGATCGTTTAAAATACCGAAAGCATGCAATTGGTCACCGCGTTCATTTGCCGGATCTTGCATATCTTCCATGACTTTTTCAAGCGATTCTGTTGTTCCGGCTGGTAATTTGCCATACTGGTCAAGGACGGCTAAAAAGTCATTCGTGGACCGTTCCACACGTGAAAGCAAGTGCATAATCCGCTGCCATCGTGTTTCCATGCGGGTAACAAACTTTAAAAGCACCGAATAGCCGATAAACCATACGAGCAAAGTGACGGCAATTAAAATGCCGAGTATCATTGCAAATCCCAAGACAAGGGATCCTCCCTTCTCTTCAAGTTGCTTGTACAAGTATAAATGTTCATAAACAAAGTATATCATATAAATTTCCTGATCTCAGTGGTTAATATTTATGATTTCCCCAAACCTTCTAGAACTAACGTTAATTATTGCAGGTAAACATGCAGATTTTTTCCAACTTATTGGCCAATCAATGGTGGACGAAAGCCCTTACTTATAGTACGCTTGCTGTAAGCGATTACAATCGGCTTTTTAATTATCTTCCAACCGATTGAGCGCTTGCTCAGTTTGAAGAGAGGAGGGAATCATGAATTTTCAATTAACGAAGGAACAACAGATGATTCGTGATACGGTTCGGGATTTTGCAGAAGCGGAAATAGCTCCGAAAGCTGAAGAAATCGACCGCAGCGCACGCTTTCCTGAAGAATTATTTAAAAAAATGGGATCATTAGGGATCATGGGCATTCCGGTTGCTGAAAAATATGGCGGTGCGGGAGCAGACACAATTTCTTACGCATTGGCAGTGGAAGAGGTCGGCAAAGCTTGTGGAGGTACGGGTCTCAGTTACGCCGCGTCGGTTTCACTTGGAGCAGGGCCGCTAGGGTCATTCGGATCGGAAGGGCAAAAACAAGAATATTTGGTGCCGATTGCAAAAGGGGATTCATTAGGCGCTTTCGGGCTTACCGAACCGAACGCAGGCTCTGACGCAGGAGGGACGAAAACGACAGCCGTGAAAAAAGAAGGTCGCTACGTCATTAATGGCGAAAAATGTTGGATTACCAATGCCTCCTATGCAAAAGCGGTCATTATTACTGCGGTGAGCGGAAAGAAAGAAAACGGCAAAAATATCGTTTCCGCGTTTATTGTTCCGACGGGAACCCCTGGGTTTCAGATTACAACGCCATATGAAAAAATGGGAGTACGCGGCTCCAATACAACAGAGTTAGTTTTAACCGATGTAGAAATTCCGGAAGAAAACGTGTTGGGCGATCCGGAAAAAGGGTTCGGTCAGTTTCTCCATACGCTTGATGGCGGACGAATCTCCATCGGCGCGCTCGCTTTGGGGATTGCTGAAGGGGCTTATCAAAAAGCGCTTGCCTATGCGCAGGAACGTAAACAATTCGGCCATAAAATAAGCGAATTTCAAGCGATTCAATTCAAGCTCGCGGATATGGCTATGGAAATAGAGTTGGCAAGGACAATGGTTCATAAAGCCGCCTGGGTAAAAGATCAGGAAAAATCTTTTAAAAAAGAAGCGGCTTTTGCTAAATTATTTGCATCGGAAATGGCAACAAGGGTGTGTAATCAAGCGTTGCAAATCCATGGGGGCTCCGGATATATGCGCGAGTTCGGAATTGAACGAATGCTAAGGGATACGAAATTGATGGAAATCGGAGAAGGGACATCGGAAATCCAGCACATGGTTATATCACGAGAAATCGGTTGTCCGTAAGCGCAGGGGGAGAGCTAATGTTTACAAAGGTTTTAGTTGCTAATCGAGGAGAAATCGCTTGTCGTATTATTCAAAGTTGTCAATCACTCGGGATTAAGGCAGTCGCGATTTATTCGGAAGCCGATCGTGACGCGCGACACACCCAACTGGCAGATGAAGCTTATGAAGTCGGACCGGCAAGGGTTTTCGAGAGTTATTTGAACGTCGATAAAATCCTGGCTGTTGCAAAAGAGGCGAAAGTGAATGCCATTCATCCGGGATACGGTTTTTTATCTGAGAACTCCGATTTTGCCACGCGTTGTCATGAGGAGGGGATCGTTTTTATCGGTCCTGCTCCGGAGACAATCACGATCATGGGGGATAAAGTTTCGGCGCGCAATCATATGAAAAAGGCAGGAGTGCCTGTGATCCCCGGTTCGATTGAACCGATCACCAGTGCCGAAGAAGCTGTTTCGTTTGCAAAAGAACAGGGCTATCCAGTGATGCTCAAAGCGGCTGCCGGCGGCGGAGGCATAGGGATGGAAAAAGCAGAAAATGAAGAAGAACTTAAAAAAGCATTTCAAAGCAATCAAAGAAGAGCGATGAACTATTTCAGTTCAGGTTCGCTTTATATAGAAAAAGCATTGGAATCTCCGCGCCATATTGAAGTGCAAATTATCGGTGACCGGCGTGGGAATGTCATACACCTTGGAGAAAGGGATTGTTCTATTCAGCGTCGCCATCAAAAAGTAATCGAAGAGGCACCTGCGCTTGATCTTTCGGAGGATCTTTTGACTCGTTTGCGCAAAGCCGCTATTCAGGCGGCGAAATCGTTGCAATATGAAAATGCCGGCACTCTTGAATTTCTTGTCGAAGATGGTGAATTTTATTTTTTGGAAATGAACACTCGTTTGCAAGTGGAACATCCGGTGACGGAAGCAATCACCGGAATTGATATCGTGCGTGAGCAGTTGAACGTAGCTGCGGGTGGGCCATTGGGCATTGGGCAATCGCAAGTGCAATTGCGTGGCCACGCGATCGAAACGCGTATCTACGCAGAAGATCCCAACACATTTTTTCCCTCTCCGGGCACGATTGACGTGTTCAATATCCCCGAAGATGAATTCATTCGTCTTGATACAGGTGTTCAAAACGGCACAGAAGTAACACCGCATTATGACCCTTTGCTCGCGAAGTTGATTGTAAACGGAAAAAGCCGGGAAGAAACGATGGAAAAGCTGCAGAAGACGTTAGCGTTATGCGATATACAAGGACTTAAAACAAACATTCCTTTCTTGCGAGCAGTTACCGATCACTCCGATTATATAGCTGGGAAGATCACAATTAATTTTGT belongs to Salicibibacter cibi and includes:
- a CDS encoding arylamine N-acetyltransferase, producing the protein MEMEWVHDYLRLMGMSEKQASTPYLKHLLNAHRHVFPFENIGKLVFHDQACVTEDIERFLWRHRCFHTGGTCITLNLQFSKLLEALGFQVFFLKPGGDHMALLVLAPETGEPLYVDVGTPVPLLTPLPLNKHKQTHVPLFAGEKVILMAGDKEGEYTYIRTIADRIVDRKWAFSIDRCYQLPDFQDTIRKSYQPDAQYMQQLRCEKWCARKRRMLSLKNKELTIRTHNGGKIKRRMKSRKDLSEVLADTFSLPKLPADKAMDKLEESGHLLWDQERHISSF
- the msrA gene encoding peptide-methionine (S)-S-oxide reductase MsrA — its product is MKYEKATFAGGCFWCMVRPFEEMSGIINVRSGYTGGHVDHPSYESVKNGHTGHFEAVQITYDPKRFSYQQLLDLYWAQIDPTDDGGQFHDRGPQYRTAIFYHHKNQLDQAQTSKEAIEKSGKFNGAPIVTEILPATTFYEAEENHQQFYKKQPEAYKEDRAASGRDAFIHAHWHAIE
- a CDS encoding acylphosphatase, whose amino-acid sequence is MMTSIHAIAYGVVQGVGFRNFVQEAAEKNHLYGWVRNRKDGAVEIAAEGEKTEVEQFIQMVKKGNAFSRVERVEVEDGADVQHDRQFSIRR
- a CDS encoding acyl-CoA dehydrogenase family protein, whose protein sequence is MNFQLTKEQQMIRDTVRDFAEAEIAPKAEEIDRSARFPEELFKKMGSLGIMGIPVAEKYGGAGADTISYALAVEEVGKACGGTGLSYAASVSLGAGPLGSFGSEGQKQEYLVPIAKGDSLGAFGLTEPNAGSDAGGTKTTAVKKEGRYVINGEKCWITNASYAKAVIITAVSGKKENGKNIVSAFIVPTGTPGFQITTPYEKMGVRGSNTTELVLTDVEIPEENVLGDPEKGFGQFLHTLDGGRISIGALALGIAEGAYQKALAYAQERKQFGHKISEFQAIQFKLADMAMEIELARTMVHKAAWVKDQEKSFKKEAAFAKLFASEMATRVCNQALQIHGGSGYMREFGIERMLRDTKLMEIGEGTSEIQHMVISREIGCP
- the sda gene encoding sporulation histidine kinase inhibitor Sda, with product MSTLKTLSDALLIEAYKKAKKLNLDKDFIMHLKSEIHRRDLNDDELL
- a CDS encoding helix-turn-helix domain-containing protein, coding for MIEKVLPMALTDSSTVERKNKHLSQTEHGEIQGLHKQGFRLRAIARELGRAPSTIKREWDRGSVEQLDSNLKVIRK
- a CDS encoding phospholipase D family protein, coding for MKMNRRLERKPLKRYQAAKIIGVFLVAYAAAMFYGMFKPLPPNISYEGRWHEGTAAEILFDITHEEDGDIQEDHEIFAHIEQMISEADDFIVVDMFLFNDEYDPDMSFPDLASSFSDQLIEKKKANPDLSIVVTTDRINSFYGSRTPDHIQRLEEAGIQVIWTDVVPLRDSNVIYSGLWRTAFQWFGTPKGGWLPSPFDAEAEPVTARSYLDVLNFKANHRKVVINEREALVTSANPHDASAHHSNAAISVRGEIVNDFIESERAVAEMSGADATAFEAMQYNGEQDDSTDGLDTKLITEGAVKEELLMSIDRAGNGDDIWIGMFYISERDVIQALKDAADRGANIRLILDANDESFGHERIGVPNRPVAIELQEYSERIDVRWYNTSGEQYHTKMFYMTDGDTSVVNGGSTNYTRRNLDDLNLETNVMLKAPVDHVLMQEVEAYFHMLWTNDGGHYTDDFNEHGEVAIWKHWLYRLQESSGLSSF
- a CDS encoding acetyl-CoA carboxylase biotin carboxylase subunit; translated protein: MFTKVLVANRGEIACRIIQSCQSLGIKAVAIYSEADRDARHTQLADEAYEVGPARVFESYLNVDKILAVAKEAKVNAIHPGYGFLSENSDFATRCHEEGIVFIGPAPETITIMGDKVSARNHMKKAGVPVIPGSIEPITSAEEAVSFAKEQGYPVMLKAAAGGGGIGMEKAENEEELKKAFQSNQRRAMNYFSSGSLYIEKALESPRHIEVQIIGDRRGNVIHLGERDCSIQRRHQKVIEEAPALDLSEDLLTRLRKAAIQAAKSLQYENAGTLEFLVEDGEFYFLEMNTRLQVEHPVTEAITGIDIVREQLNVAAGGPLGIGQSQVQLRGHAIETRIYAEDPNTFFPSPGTIDVFNIPEDEFIRLDTGVQNGTEVTPHYDPLLAKLIVNGKSREETMEKLQKTLALCDIQGLKTNIPFLRAVTDHSDYIAGKITINFVNDHF
- a CDS encoding SpoVR family protein, coding for MPAGELRQLEDKIEAITEIAKGFGLDYFPMRYEVCPADIIYTFGAYGMPTRFSHWSFGKQFHKMKVQYDLGLSKIYELVINSNPCYAFLLNNNSLIQNQLIVAHVLAHSDFFKNNYRFRMTRQDMVESMGATAERIAAYEHEHGKQEVETFLDAVLAIQEHVDPGMTIRRREGEHEEKVRNSASTQYADLWEQDRPANPQEKKKKQKFPLEPEKDVMWFIEENSLELEEWQRDIMTMMREEMLYFWPQMETKIMNEGWASYWHARIMREMDLTSAEAIEFSQLNANVIMPSKTSINPYYLGLKIFEDIEERYDNPNEEMKERGVVPGRGRDKIFEVRELETDQSFIRNYLTQDFVEREDLYVFARKGSNYEVVDKDWTNIRDELVASRVNGGFPHITVTNGDYLKAGELLLTHNYEGTELDVTYLEKTLPYLYQLWGRPVHLETVIQAKPTVFTFDGRRVQRKTT
- a CDS encoding phospho-sugar mutase yields the protein MHKTIERWRHGLQNDRQLSAELERMIQSEDEGSLEDCFYRTLTFGTGGMRGELGPGPNRMNRYTVRKAALGLARYLHATEGTASVVIAFDSRTNSDLFAKEAARTLAKEGINVDLFSSLRPTPMLSFAVREREASAGIMITASHNPAEYNGLKVYGSDGAQLTPEPAEKLIAYVEAIEDELSIPIADEKEMEEGGLIHTLAPEMDHQYIRALGSVLRQPEMGKKNGAAIQVVFSPLHGTALEPLKHAFETNGYTDVHIVPEQAKPDPGFSTVTKPNPEEGEAFALAKELGRKQHADLLIATDPDADRLGVAVPDKQEDGGYRLLTGNETGFLLLDYLLAQDREGLPINGKVLKTIVTSESGRALADHYGVTCEDTLTGFKFIAEKMKRFEDGAEDGTFLFGYEESYGYLLAPFVRDKDAIQTALVITEMALSEKQKGNTLTEKLASLYESFGYYREGIESITLKGKKGEEQIEALLASFRTQPPVSFGEGQIVSVIEDYERGEAVTVNNGRQTPIHLPASNVLKYKCEDESWVCVRPSGTEPKMKCYFGVKEPNPSAAHQALAELREAVMADINLRLSNFN
- a CDS encoding LemA family protein, with amino-acid sequence MGFAMILGILIAVTLLVWFIGYSVLLKFVTRMETRWQRIMHLLSRVERSTNDFLAVLDQYGKLPAGTTESLEKVMEDMQDPANERGDQLHAFGILNDRVTFLFEQMDDDEDLNDPELVEISEDLNTTLTLLETASQSYNYAVEKYNKSLTVTPTKYVANVHQFKPQLMVDETVHRLSSSDHAI